One window of Cohnella hashimotonis genomic DNA carries:
- a CDS encoding sugar phosphate isomerase/epimerase family protein, with protein sequence MRLGSQLFGDTSTPEAWVNEVLKGGYRSAVCPDLPDTSEDIVRAYVRAAEANDITISEVGAWSNPISADETVRQEALAHCKRRLALSDTVGARCCVNIAGSRGDQWDGPHPDNFSEDTFALIVDTVREIIDAVRPTRTYFALETMPWIFPDSADSYLALLKAIDRQAFAVHFDPVNMIASPRIYYKNGDMIRDFFAKLGPYIRNCHAKDIRLAGKLTVHLDEVVPGRGALDYRTFLRELDKLDSDTSLIVEHLHAPEEAAEAARYIRSVAQELNISL encoded by the coding sequence ATGCGACTGGGCAGCCAGCTTTTCGGAGATACGAGCACGCCCGAAGCCTGGGTGAACGAGGTGCTAAAGGGAGGCTATCGGTCTGCGGTATGCCCCGACTTGCCCGATACTTCCGAGGATATCGTGCGCGCCTATGTGCGGGCCGCGGAGGCGAACGACATCACGATCTCGGAGGTCGGCGCCTGGAGCAACCCGATCAGCGCGGACGAAACGGTTCGTCAGGAGGCGCTCGCGCATTGTAAGCGGCGGCTTGCGCTCTCGGATACGGTCGGCGCGCGCTGCTGCGTCAACATCGCCGGGTCGCGCGGCGATCAATGGGACGGGCCGCACCCTGACAACTTTTCCGAAGACACTTTCGCGCTTATCGTAGACACGGTACGCGAGATTATCGACGCCGTGCGTCCGACGCGCACTTATTTTGCGCTGGAGACGATGCCGTGGATTTTTCCGGATTCCGCGGATTCGTACCTTGCGCTGCTCAAGGCGATCGACCGTCAGGCGTTCGCGGTTCATTTCGATCCGGTCAACATGATCGCAAGTCCGAGAATTTACTATAAGAACGGCGACATGATCCGCGACTTTTTCGCCAAGCTAGGCCCGTATATCCGCAACTGCCACGCCAAGGACATCCGGCTTGCCGGCAAGCTGACGGTGCATCTCGACGAGGTCGTGCCCGGCCGCGGCGCGCTGGACTACCGGACCTTTCTCCGAGAGCTCGATAAGCTGGACTCCGATACTTCGCTGATTGTCGAACACTTGCATGCGCCCGAGGAAGCCGCGGAAGCCGCGCGCTATATCAGGTCCGTAGCCCAGGAGCTGAATATTTCTTTATAA
- a CDS encoding pyridoxal-phosphate-dependent aminotransferase family protein gives MKAYAELSPSPRTIMTPGPVEVDPRVLRALSYPILGQFDPEFTALMNDTMEMLRLVFRTDNRWAYPVDGTSRSGIEAVLTSLIEPGDKVLVPIYGRFGHLLHEIAERCGAEVVTLEQEWGRVFEPADIADAIRRERPQLVAVVHGETSTGRVQLLDGIGAACRETDALLVVDAVATLGGVPVETDAWLLDAVVGGTQKCLSVPSGMAPITYNARVEAKVLARKRVERGLRVPGMANAEPEEGRRFIQSNYLDLAQLQDYWSAARLNHHTEMTCMLYGLREGLRIVLQEGLEMRWKRHRTHEAALVAGLEAMGMRLYGDPSCKMTVVTCVEIPEGVDGESVRAMLLSMFGIEIASSFGPLKGRIWRIGTMGYSCRRDNVLRLLGAFEAVLARHGAKVKAGAAVQAALDVYEAGEVK, from the coding sequence ATGAAAGCATACGCTGAATTGTCCCCCTCGCCCCGCACGATCATGACGCCCGGACCTGTCGAGGTCGATCCCCGCGTGCTGCGCGCGCTGTCCTATCCGATTCTCGGACAGTTCGATCCCGAATTCACCGCGCTCATGAACGATACGATGGAAATGCTGCGGCTCGTCTTCCGGACCGACAATCGCTGGGCGTATCCGGTGGACGGCACGTCCCGCTCCGGCATCGAGGCGGTATTGACGAGCCTGATCGAGCCCGGCGACAAGGTGCTGGTGCCGATTTACGGGCGATTTGGCCATTTGCTGCACGAGATCGCGGAGCGCTGCGGCGCCGAGGTCGTGACGCTGGAGCAGGAGTGGGGCCGCGTGTTCGAGCCGGCGGATATTGCCGACGCGATCCGGCGCGAGCGGCCGCAGCTCGTCGCCGTCGTGCACGGCGAAACGTCGACGGGCCGCGTGCAGCTGCTCGACGGCATTGGTGCGGCTTGCCGCGAGACGGACGCGCTGCTCGTCGTCGACGCAGTCGCGACGCTCGGCGGCGTGCCCGTTGAGACGGACGCCTGGCTGCTCGACGCCGTGGTCGGCGGCACGCAGAAGTGCCTGTCCGTGCCCTCCGGCATGGCGCCGATCACCTACAACGCGCGCGTCGAAGCGAAGGTGCTCGCCCGCAAACGGGTGGAGCGCGGCCTTCGCGTACCGGGCATGGCGAACGCCGAGCCGGAGGAAGGGCGCCGCTTCATCCAGAGCAACTATCTGGATCTGGCCCAGCTGCAAGACTATTGGAGCGCCGCGCGGCTGAATCATCATACGGAGATGACCTGCATGCTTTACGGCCTGCGCGAAGGGCTGCGCATCGTGCTGCAGGAAGGGCTGGAGATGCGGTGGAAGCGGCACCGCACTCACGAGGCCGCGCTCGTCGCGGGGCTGGAAGCGATGGGCATGCGCCTGTACGGAGACCCGTCGTGCAAGATGACAGTCGTTACCTGTGTGGAAATTCCCGAAGGCGTGGACGGCGAATCCGTGCGCGCGATGCTGCTGTCGATGTTCGGCATCGAGATCGCCAGCTCCTTCGGTCCGCTCAAGGGCCGGATCTGGCGCATCGGCACGATGGGCTACAGCTGCAGGCGGGACAATGTTCTGCGGCTGCTTGGCGCGTTCGAGGCCGTACTCGCGCGGCACGGCGCAAAGGTCAAGGCCGGCGCGGCCGTGCAGGCGGCGCTGGACGTATACGAGGCTGGCGAAGTGAAGTGA
- a CDS encoding Zn-dependent hydrolase, giving the protein MSLSDIPIHALKEEMLTLLGEMAVHTDEPENPGVTRPLYGVSWLSAQAALAARMEEAGLSVRYDNVGNLYGRLAGERDSEAAVLTGSHVDSVRHGGRFDGTYGIAAGIAALGYLRRTHGKPLRPLEVVSFCEEEGSRFPIAYWGSGNATGIYDWRQAGSYKDEDGVSLEEAMQASGFGRADGPDCRLAPLAGFVELHIEQGLVLEHRNRRIGIVESIVGQRRYALSIEGAANHAGTTPMTLRQDALAGAAEIALKLESLASSWGEPLVATVGKIEARPNTPNVIPGYVEMTLDIRHSDEWSLSAFSDLVLSEIQRITDRRRLRLAVTPWLATKPVPMNERLTARVEAACAGLSLSYQRMVSGAGHDAQLMAPLCPTTMIFVPSRAGISHSPDEYTSPEQLAEGAAVLVSVLYDLAYKE; this is encoded by the coding sequence ATGAGCCTGTCCGATATTCCGATCCATGCCTTAAAAGAAGAGATGCTCACGCTGCTAGGCGAGATGGCCGTCCATACGGACGAACCCGAGAATCCCGGCGTCACCAGGCCGCTGTATGGCGTATCCTGGCTCAGCGCGCAGGCGGCGCTCGCCGCCCGTATGGAGGAAGCGGGGTTATCGGTCCGGTACGACAATGTCGGCAATCTTTACGGGCGTCTCGCGGGTGAACGCGATAGCGAGGCGGCCGTCTTGACCGGTTCGCATGTCGACTCCGTGCGGCATGGCGGCCGATTCGACGGCACTTACGGCATCGCAGCCGGCATCGCGGCGCTCGGCTATTTGCGCCGGACTCACGGCAAGCCGTTACGTCCGCTTGAAGTCGTCTCTTTTTGCGAAGAAGAAGGGAGCCGGTTTCCGATCGCCTACTGGGGCTCCGGCAACGCGACTGGCATTTATGACTGGCGTCAGGCCGGCAGCTACAAGGACGAGGACGGGGTTTCCCTCGAGGAGGCGATGCAAGCCTCCGGCTTCGGACGCGCGGACGGCCCGGATTGCCGGCTTGCGCCGCTTGCGGGTTTTGTCGAGCTCCATATCGAACAGGGGCTCGTGCTCGAACACCGCAACCGGCGCATCGGCATCGTCGAGTCGATCGTCGGGCAGCGCAGGTATGCGCTGTCGATCGAGGGCGCGGCCAACCATGCGGGCACGACGCCGATGACGCTCCGTCAGGATGCGCTCGCCGGCGCGGCGGAGATCGCACTGAAGCTGGAATCGCTCGCCTCGTCGTGGGGGGAGCCGCTCGTCGCTACGGTCGGCAAGATCGAAGCGCGCCCGAATACGCCGAACGTCATTCCCGGCTATGTCGAAATGACGCTCGACATCCGCCATTCGGACGAATGGAGCCTGTCGGCTTTCTCCGATCTTGTGCTCAGCGAGATTCAGCGGATCACGGACCGGCGGCGGCTGCGGCTTGCCGTGACGCCTTGGCTCGCGACCAAGCCTGTGCCTATGAACGAGCGGCTGACCGCCCGCGTCGAGGCGGCCTGCGCCGGGCTGTCGCTTTCCTACCAGCGCATGGTGAGCGGCGCCGGGCACGATGCGCAGCTAATGGCGCCGCTTTGTCCGACGACGATGATTTTTGTGCCAAGCCGGGCAGGAATCAGCCATTCGCCCGATGAATACACATCGCCCGAGCAGCTCGCCGAAGGGGCGGCCGTGCTTGTTTCCGTCCTGTACGATCTGGCTTACAAGGAGTAG
- the allB gene encoding allantoinase AllB, which yields MGKDYDLIVKGGFVALPEEAAFLDIGIRGGKIAAIGAELSAGPGIEIVDARGKWVLPGVVDAHVHLNEPGMGHWEGFASGSAALAAGGCTTFVDMPLNGLPPTVNVEALAMKADRAAGVSSVDYAFWGGLVPGNVSDLQPLHESGVKAFKAFLSDPGGETEDRFREVDDLTLLEGMRTIASFDGLLGLHAESEAITSRLAEKAAADGRTDAADFIATRPVVAELEAVGRALLFARETGCRLHFVHMSSPEAVELIAQARREGLDVTAETCPHYLVLSDRDMERIGPAAKCAPPMRDDARRERLWQQIAEGSIDVIASDHSPSPEAWKSMEGRTFMSAWGGIAGAQSSLELMLDEGAVKRGLPLPVIAKLMADGPAKRFGLDDRKGRIAVGRDADLAIVDPGAAYTLRREDLYQRHRHSPYIGRTFSCRVVNTFVRGQLVYSLNGGGIVRAGGGELLSPLKERVNER from the coding sequence ATGGGAAAGGACTACGATCTGATCGTGAAAGGCGGTTTCGTCGCGCTGCCGGAAGAAGCGGCGTTTCTGGACATCGGCATCAGAGGCGGCAAGATTGCCGCGATCGGCGCAGAGCTCAGCGCGGGACCTGGCATAGAGATCGTAGATGCGCGCGGGAAATGGGTGCTTCCGGGCGTGGTGGACGCGCATGTGCATCTGAACGAGCCGGGCATGGGGCATTGGGAAGGCTTTGCGTCCGGCTCCGCGGCGCTTGCGGCCGGCGGCTGCACGACGTTCGTAGATATGCCGCTTAACGGCTTGCCGCCGACCGTCAACGTGGAGGCGCTGGCGATGAAGGCCGATCGCGCAGCAGGCGTATCGAGCGTCGACTACGCCTTTTGGGGCGGGCTCGTGCCGGGCAATGTCAGCGACCTTCAGCCGCTTCACGAGTCGGGGGTCAAAGCCTTCAAGGCGTTTTTGTCCGATCCGGGCGGGGAGACGGAGGACCGCTTCCGCGAAGTCGACGACCTGACGCTGCTGGAGGGCATGCGGACGATCGCATCGTTCGACGGCCTGCTAGGCCTTCATGCCGAGAGCGAAGCGATCACCTCCCGTCTAGCGGAGAAGGCGGCCGCCGATGGCCGGACGGACGCGGCGGACTTCATCGCCACCCGTCCCGTCGTCGCGGAGCTGGAGGCGGTGGGTCGCGCCCTGCTGTTCGCGCGGGAGACGGGTTGCCGTCTTCACTTCGTGCATATGAGCAGCCCGGAGGCGGTGGAACTGATCGCACAGGCAAGGCGCGAAGGGCTCGACGTCACGGCCGAGACTTGCCCGCACTATCTCGTGCTCAGCGACCGGGACATGGAGCGGATCGGACCCGCTGCGAAGTGCGCGCCGCCGATGCGCGACGATGCGCGCCGCGAGCGGCTGTGGCAGCAAATCGCCGAGGGCTCGATCGACGTGATCGCCTCGGACCATTCGCCGTCGCCGGAGGCCTGGAAGTCGATGGAGGGCCGCACGTTTATGAGCGCCTGGGGAGGCATCGCAGGCGCACAGAGCAGTCTGGAGCTGATGCTGGACGAAGGGGCCGTGAAGCGGGGGCTCCCGCTGCCGGTCATCGCCAAACTGATGGCCGACGGTCCTGCCAAACGGTTCGGCTTGGACGACCGCAAAGGACGCATCGCGGTCGGACGCGATGCCGATCTGGCGATCGTCGATCCGGGTGCCGCTTATACGCTGAGGCGCGAGGACCTGTACCAGCGGCATCGCCATAGCCCCTACATTGGAAGAACTTTTTCTTGCAGGGTCGTAAATACGTTCGTGCGCGGCCAGCTGGTTTATTCGCTTAACGGCGGCGGCATCGTTCGCGCGGGCGGCGGCGAGCTGTTAAGTCCGTTGAAGGAAAGGGTGAACGAAAGATGA
- the uraH gene encoding hydroxyisourate hydrolase: protein MNGKLTTHVLDTSIGRPAAGMRVQLFGIGEGLSARTLLREAFTNEDGRLDAPLLEGDLLAEGTYELLFGVGDYFRGNAHAFFLGQVPIRFEVSEPSSHYHVPLLVSPGGYSTYRGS from the coding sequence GTGAACGGCAAACTGACGACCCATGTGCTCGATACGTCGATCGGGCGGCCTGCGGCAGGTATGCGGGTGCAGTTATTCGGAATCGGCGAAGGCCTGTCGGCACGGACGCTGCTCCGTGAGGCGTTCACAAACGAGGACGGCAGGTTGGACGCTCCGCTGCTGGAAGGCGATCTGCTTGCCGAAGGAACTTACGAGCTGCTGTTTGGCGTCGGCGATTATTTCCGGGGGAACGCGCATGCGTTTTTCTTGGGGCAAGTGCCGATTCGGTTCGAGGTATCGGAGCCGTCGAGTCATTATCATGTGCCGCTGCTCGTCTCGCCGGGCGGCTACAGCACGTACCGGGGCAGTTGA
- the uraD gene encoding 2-oxo-4-hydroxy-4-carboxy-5-ureidoimidazoline decarboxylase — translation MSGAREGMLTLSVVNGLERGSFVEALGSVFEHSPWVAEAAWAARPYLSVGALHQAMMDVVRDAPRARLIAFLRAHPDLGTRLAVTPYSASEQAGAGLDRLTAEEYEIFTHLNQTYVERFGFPFILAVKGKSKEEILEAMRTRVNHDAERELAEAVSQIARITGFRLADLVAGE, via the coding sequence ATGAGCGGCGCCAGGGAAGGCATGCTGACGCTGTCGGTCGTAAACGGACTTGAGCGCGGGTCCTTCGTGGAGGCGTTAGGCAGCGTGTTCGAGCACTCGCCGTGGGTGGCGGAGGCCGCTTGGGCGGCGCGTCCTTACCTATCGGTCGGCGCGCTTCACCAAGCGATGATGGACGTCGTCCGCGACGCGCCTAGGGCGCGGCTGATCGCGTTTTTGCGGGCGCACCCGGACCTTGGGACGCGGCTTGCCGTCACGCCCTATTCGGCCTCGGAGCAGGCGGGCGCGGGGCTCGACCGCTTGACGGCGGAGGAGTACGAGATTTTTACGCATCTGAATCAGACGTACGTGGAGCGTTTCGGCTTCCCGTTCATACTCGCCGTAAAAGGCAAAAGCAAGGAAGAGATACTGGAAGCGATGAGGACGCGCGTGAACCATGACGCAGAGCGGGAGCTGGCGGAAGCGGTCTCGCAAATTGCGCGTATTACGGGCTTCAGGCTAGCGGATCTGGTGGCGGGCGAATAG
- a CDS encoding nucleoside deaminase — protein sequence MSGNEKELHLFYIRKCVEVSRQARSAGNTPFGSLLVGPDGEVLMEQGNIEITAHVCTGHAETSLMQRASHAYPKDFLWRCTLYSTAEPCAMCSGAIYWGNVGRVVYGISEHRLAELTGDDEQNLTLDLPCRDILARGRKPIEVVGPFSEVEQEVVAVHEGYWK from the coding sequence ATGAGCGGCAACGAAAAGGAGCTTCATTTATTTTATATCCGCAAATGCGTCGAGGTGTCGCGTCAGGCGCGGTCGGCAGGCAATACGCCGTTCGGCAGCCTGCTCGTCGGTCCTGACGGCGAGGTGCTCATGGAGCAGGGCAATATCGAGATTACTGCCCATGTCTGTACCGGCCACGCGGAGACATCGCTGATGCAGCGCGCATCGCATGCGTACCCGAAAGACTTTTTGTGGCGCTGCACGCTCTATTCGACGGCCGAGCCATGCGCCATGTGCAGCGGGGCGATCTACTGGGGCAATGTCGGGCGCGTAGTATACGGCATCTCCGAGCATCGGCTGGCCGAGCTGACCGGCGACGACGAGCAGAACCTGACGCTGGATCTGCCCTGCCGGGACATTTTGGCGAGAGGACGCAAGCCGATCGAGGTCGTCGGTCCTTTTTCCGAGGTCGAGCAAGAGGTCGTCGCGGTACACGAGGGCTATTGGAAATGA
- a CDS encoding (2Fe-2S)-binding protein, translating into MIERVPMSADPIPTLIINVNGKDTALAVPPTKRLLHVLRDDLGLTGTKRSCEMGRCGACMVLVDGKPVNSCLAMAYQCEGKSVTTIEGLSEGGLTQVQQCFLEEGGYQCGYCTPGMVVTVTAMLAHDPSPSDADIEEALSGNLCRCTGYGGIRRAVNKAIALKKEQTG; encoded by the coding sequence ATGATCGAGAGGGTGCCGATGTCGGCGGATCCGATTCCAACGCTGATCATCAACGTGAACGGCAAGGATACGGCGCTGGCCGTCCCGCCGACGAAGCGGCTGCTTCACGTGCTGCGCGACGATCTGGGCCTTACCGGCACGAAGCGGTCCTGCGAGATGGGGCGCTGCGGCGCCTGCATGGTGCTCGTGGACGGCAAGCCGGTCAATTCCTGTCTCGCGATGGCCTACCAATGCGAGGGCAAATCGGTCACGACGATCGAAGGCCTATCGGAAGGGGGCTTGACGCAGGTTCAGCAGTGCTTCCTTGAGGAGGGCGGCTATCAATGCGGCTATTGCACGCCGGGGATGGTCGTGACCGTTACCGCGATGCTGGCGCACGATCCGTCGCCGAGCGACGCCGATATCGAGGAGGCGCTGTCGGGCAATTTGTGCAGATGCACCGGCTACGGCGGCATTCGGCGGGCCGTTAATAAAGCGATCGCGCTGAAAAAGGAGCAAACGGGATGA
- the pucD gene encoding xanthine dehydrogenase subunit D yields the protein MLLNRMTSGRRWRIRPDGPAKVTGELEYLTDLSLPNMLIGRVLRSTHPHALIRGIDVSKALALPGVHAVLTAKDVPGLNRFGIARPDYPVFCEDRVRFIGDAVAAVAADSDELAELALAAIEVDYEPLPVVDDPERAILADSPLLYPEGNVFHRNDYKFGDIEAGFAEAAHIVEETYSTPRQMHTYMETEGGLFVPGEDGRLTAYSPTQHGFMDRMQLARILAKPEAEIRVVSSPIGGSFGGKDELNVQPYGALLALATGRPVKLHNSRWESVRAGLKRHPMKITMKTGVDAEGRLVAHRAYVIADKGPYSTLGAEVLNFATEHVVGPYRFKAVDVDTVSAFTNNGMSGEFRGFGGNQAIFALEGQLDRLAALLGMDPWELRRRNLRRAEDPGPLGQPISVTGGAGQTWGSLAESALWRKRSERSTPAPSAPWIKRGIGAAYVMHASGLGVGIPDPAGGRLQLRIDGKIEAVFGYEEFGQGLIASLMQMLIEMFGFSERDIVITIGDTDVVPDSGSTTASRATSMMWQSLRRLRGPFVGKLLEEASGALGLPAETLAIGEGGIRGAGDDRLLISYAGLAALAETAGRQIAAQTHFTYPTSPVDRVGAHYMYSYAAVAVEVEVNTLTGRVHVAEQYHAVAAGPVVNPQGYLGQIEGGGSMALGFALTEDAVMSGGHYLTKNLDTYLVPTIVEQNGCVTVDAIEELPEGDEHGPRGLGELGSVGLAPAIAEAVYQATGKRVNKLPIDPAQLQEPFCF from the coding sequence ATGCTGCTGAACCGCATGACGAGCGGCCGCCGCTGGCGCATCCGTCCCGACGGTCCTGCCAAGGTCACTGGAGAGCTGGAATATCTGACGGATTTGTCGCTGCCGAACATGCTGATCGGACGGGTGCTTCGCAGCACGCATCCGCATGCGCTCATTCGCGGCATCGACGTATCGAAGGCGCTGGCGCTGCCCGGCGTGCACGCGGTTCTTACCGCGAAGGACGTGCCTGGACTGAATCGCTTCGGCATCGCCCGGCCCGACTACCCGGTCTTCTGCGAGGACCGCGTCCGCTTCATCGGCGATGCCGTCGCGGCCGTCGCCGCGGATTCCGACGAGCTGGCGGAGCTCGCGCTAGCGGCGATCGAGGTCGACTACGAGCCGCTGCCGGTCGTGGACGATCCGGAGCGCGCCATCCTGGCAGACTCGCCGCTGTTGTACCCTGAAGGCAACGTGTTCCACCGCAACGATTACAAGTTCGGGGATATCGAAGCCGGCTTCGCCGAAGCTGCGCATATCGTAGAGGAGACTTATTCCACGCCCAGGCAGATGCATACGTATATGGAGACCGAAGGCGGCCTGTTCGTGCCGGGTGAGGACGGCAGGCTGACGGCCTACTCCCCGACGCAGCACGGTTTCATGGACCGGATGCAGCTTGCTCGCATCCTGGCGAAGCCCGAGGCCGAGATCCGCGTCGTGTCCAGCCCGATCGGCGGCTCGTTCGGCGGCAAGGACGAGTTGAACGTGCAGCCTTACGGCGCCTTGCTGGCGCTGGCGACCGGCCGGCCCGTAAAGCTCCACAACTCCAGGTGGGAATCGGTGCGCGCCGGCCTCAAGCGCCATCCGATGAAAATAACGATGAAAACGGGCGTGGACGCCGAAGGAAGGCTCGTCGCGCATCGGGCGTACGTCATCGCCGACAAAGGGCCTTATTCGACGCTCGGCGCAGAGGTGCTGAACTTCGCGACGGAGCATGTCGTCGGACCGTACCGCTTCAAGGCGGTCGACGTGGATACCGTGTCGGCCTTCACGAACAACGGGATGTCCGGTGAGTTCAGAGGCTTCGGCGGCAATCAGGCGATCTTCGCGCTGGAGGGACAGCTCGATCGGCTGGCAGCGCTGCTCGGCATGGACCCGTGGGAGCTCCGGCGCCGCAACCTGCGGCGCGCGGAAGATCCGGGGCCGCTCGGACAACCGATCTCGGTGACGGGCGGCGCCGGCCAGACGTGGGGGTCGCTCGCGGAGAGCGCGCTCTGGCGAAAAAGAAGCGAACGATCTACGCCGGCGCCGTCAGCGCCTTGGATAAAACGGGGGATCGGAGCAGCCTACGTCATGCATGCCTCGGGACTCGGCGTCGGCATTCCCGATCCTGCCGGCGGGCGGCTGCAGCTGCGGATCGACGGGAAGATCGAAGCCGTCTTCGGCTATGAGGAATTCGGCCAAGGCCTGATCGCGTCGCTCATGCAGATGCTGATCGAGATGTTCGGCTTCTCCGAGCGGGACATCGTCATCACGATCGGGGATACCGACGTCGTCCCCGACAGCGGTTCCACGACCGCCTCGCGTGCGACGAGCATGATGTGGCAATCGCTCCGCAGGCTGCGCGGCCCTTTTGTCGGCAAGCTGCTCGAGGAGGCTTCGGGCGCGTTGGGACTGCCCGCGGAGACGCTCGCGATCGGCGAAGGCGGCATCCGCGGCGCCGGGGACGATCGTCTGCTCATCAGTTACGCCGGACTCGCCGCGCTCGCCGAGACCGCCGGACGGCAGATCGCTGCGCAGACGCACTTCACTTATCCGACGTCTCCAGTCGACCGGGTCGGCGCGCATTATATGTACTCGTATGCCGCCGTCGCGGTGGAGGTCGAAGTGAACACGCTGACCGGCCGCGTGCATGTCGCCGAGCAATACCACGCCGTCGCCGCAGGCCCGGTCGTGAATCCGCAAGGCTACCTCGGTCAGATCGAGGGAGGGGGCAGCATGGCGCTCGGCTTCGCGCTGACGGAGGACGCGGTGATGAGCGGCGGGCATTACTTGACCAAAAATCTGGACACCTACCTCGTACCCACGATCGTCGAGCAAAACGGCTGCGTGACTGTGGACGCGATCGAGGAATTGCCCGAAGGCGACGAGCACGGGCCTCGCGGGCTCGGAGAGCTGGGCTCGGTGGGCTTGGCGCCGGCGATCGCGGAGGCTGTCTACCAGGCGACCGGCAAGCGCGTGAACAAGCTGCCGATCGATCCTGCGCAGCTGCAGGAGCCGTTTTGCTTCTAA
- a CDS encoding FAD binding domain-containing protein — protein MAHPQEQLIRSPSVRHPSTAEEAWRLKRELGAGAVFVAGGTLLRTQWEAGLVPYPAHLIDLAGVAEMTGVGPPDTAGSGWRIGALTSLAECRSHPGLAAASPLVKEAARVIAAPAVRNLATIGGNVLSRTGDMATALLALDAQLIWLDFAGTLAEPLSAWLDREREGSGGAPGLLTAILLPARDGITVNSKTRRYCAFHKVGRREAFIPPVVNVALDVAFDEGGVVADIRIAAGGGTMIPARLTAAEALMRGRTADAALLSALHAAVQEEYAPKPDPLVDEAFRRMTAANLVAAALWEAGRDARASEEGGESCC, from the coding sequence ATGGCGCATCCGCAAGAACAACTCATACGGTCTCCCTCCGTCCGACATCCGTCAACCGCCGAAGAGGCCTGGCGGCTGAAGCGGGAGCTGGGAGCGGGCGCGGTATTCGTAGCCGGAGGCACGCTGCTGCGTACGCAGTGGGAAGCCGGACTCGTCCCTTACCCCGCGCACCTGATCGATCTGGCCGGCGTCGCGGAAATGACCGGAGTCGGGCCGCCGGACACGGCGGGCAGCGGCTGGCGAATCGGCGCGCTGACGTCGCTCGCGGAATGCCGCAGTCATCCCGGTCTTGCCGCGGCCTCTCCGCTCGTGAAGGAAGCCGCCCGCGTCATCGCGGCTCCGGCGGTTCGCAACCTGGCGACGATCGGCGGCAACGTGCTTTCCCGCACGGGCGATATGGCGACCGCGCTGCTCGCGCTGGATGCGCAGCTCATCTGGCTGGACTTTGCCGGTACGCTTGCAGAACCATTATCGGCTTGGCTGGATCGCGAACGGGAAGGCTCAGGCGGCGCGCCGGGTCTGCTTACTGCGATTCTGCTGCCGGCAAGGGACGGCATAACCGTAAACTCGAAGACAAGGCGCTATTGCGCTTTTCATAAAGTCGGCCGCCGGGAAGCCTTTATCCCGCCGGTCGTGAACGTGGCGCTGGACGTCGCGTTCGACGAAGGCGGCGTGGTCGCGGACATTCGCATCGCGGCCGGCGGCGGAACGATGATTCCGGCGCGCCTGACGGCAGCCGAAGCGCTGATGCGGGGCCGAACGGCTGACGCTGCGCTCCTCTCGGCGCTGCATGCGGCTGTCCAGGAGGAATATGCGCCCAAGCCGGATCCGCTGGTCGACGAAGCGTTCCGGCGGATGACGGCGGCCAATCTCGTCGCGGCCGCGCTATGGGAGGCGGGGCGCGATGCCCGCGCGTCCGAAGAGGGGGGAGAGTCATGCTGCTGA